Proteins encoded within one genomic window of Psilocybe cubensis strain MGC-MH-2018 chromosome 2, whole genome shotgun sequence:
- a CDS encoding Mitochondrial import inner membrane translocase subunit TIM22: MNVNPSTNHLPGRVPIWAPHKEPLPPGFQEEDRPIYEQNKRWEGYMTSAMESCPVKTVLAGGAGFGIGAFFSLMSASFAYEDPYLRSQTQAQATLNTTQKASAIFKEMGKGMWTSGKSFGKIGALFAGIECYRAKNDIYNSVSAGFVSGGILARNSGPKAAVGGGLAFAAFSAAIDLLFLRREPADED, from the exons ATGAACGTGAACCCGAGCACAAACCACCTTCCGGGTCGCGTACCCATATGGGCCCCTCACAAGGAACCTTTACCTCCTGGTTTTCAGGAGGAGGACAGACCGATATACGAGCAAAACAAACGCTGGGAAGGTTATATGACATCGGCCATGGAGTCATGTCCAGTGAAAACTGTGTTGGCCGGAGGTGCAG GGTTCGGTATTGGCGCGTTCTTCTCGCTCATGTCTGCGTCATTTGCATACGAGGACCCATATCTACGGTCGCAAACACAAGCACAGGCTACCCTAAATACCACACAAAAAGCCAGCGCCATCTTCAAAGAAATGGGCAAAGGCATGTGGACGAGTGGAAAATCCTTTGGAAAAATCGGTGCTCTCTTTGCTGGTATTGAATGT TACCGTGCCAAAAATGATATCTATAACTCGGTTTCAGCAGGATTTGTATCCGGAGGAATTCTTGCTCGTAATTCGGGGCCCAAAGCTGCTGTTGGCGGCGGACTGGCTTTCGCCGCTTTCTCAGCAGCTATCGATTTATTGTTCTTACGAAGAGAGCCGGCTGA